From a region of the Tiliqua scincoides isolate rTilSci1 chromosome 4, rTilSci1.hap2, whole genome shotgun sequence genome:
- the KIAA0232 gene encoding uncharacterized protein KIAA0232 homolog isoform X2: MKKQAAVQCLRSASDESSGIETLVEELCCRLKDLQSEQEEKIHKKLEDSLPPEVDLCPAAKDQVEMYYEAFPPLSQKPVCLQEIMTVWNKSKICSYSSSSSSSTAPPTCTDTSSPKDCISESEASKERNSNKLPIGVPEKATQKDDKDEKENKFGNSSVEEKPFLYKKQVRHKSEGKMRLRSWSSGSSEGGSNSSGNQGELKTATKCVKVRHKTREVRSKKGRNGQSRHLVKAGEKSDRKIHGGGSSSNGSIKQLCKRSKRPLKEIRRKETGNYEGKELYFDWSNEKEYKEEPLWYTEPITEYFVPLSRKSKLETTYRNRQGACDATSEAVEELAESVQGLCISNNNINKTYLAAGTFIDGHFVEMPAVLNEDIGLTRTSMCSQPEDDTHSDGVHLSELTHFYEVDIDQSMLDSGASGKMQGESRILNMIRQKSKEGTNFEAECCIVFDGVELQRESAIWADSATSVGAEGWFLQDLSNLAQFWECCSSSSSGDADGESFGGDSPIRLSPTLDSTMLNSHMLAGNQELFSDTNEGSGLNSFSVFEVQCSNSVLPFPFEKLNLGNENTGSSSNVGMFGKTQSRLLIWTKNSAFDENEHCSNLSTRTCSPWSYSEETRSDNETLNIPFEESPQFNSDDINYVVPRASSSYVDEEIVDFLQEETCQEQTRSLGEMPTLIFTKKSKLESICGIQLEQKSEDKEYETTQVCSDSSPHEDDYGSGVIKDIWTNMADRNSAAIVEIDGIEEELFSADVNHYCCCLNEAKVEILQDPNKAVQRSEYHLWEGQKENLEKRAFASHNLSKVDCGDYTTPSKPWDINQDKESSFILGGVYGELKTFNSDGEWAVVPPSHSKGNLLQCAASDVVTIAGTDVFMTPGNSFAPGHRQLWRPLVSFEQSEQLKCGDHGLNRGFSFIFHEDLLEACGNFQGEESGLEYSFSSFDLNNPFSQVLHVECTFEPEGIASFSPCFKPKSILCSDSDREVFRPRICGAGRTQYRAIRISPRTHFRPISASELSPCGGSESDFESEKDEGNIPAPSQPEVFDDPQADLKPLEEDAEKEGHYYGKSELESGKFLPRLKKCGMEKSAQTSLDSQEETSGILLLENENSCLECSMKELQDTRVVENSKASCNVVEPQEEEDQSCSCKENSYEDNVPSAQQKEFPVLNNELQKISYNQAKQCWWEKALYTPLFPASQYEECCTNVKRENGVGELTDIKEVPHTEEHLDFNMVSSVNEARCTETRSSETKSNGFRKKLYSSDSSSSEGTASEGGNGWADPCEEELFSRTHL; the protein is encoded by the exons ATGAAAAAACAGGCTGCTGTTCAGTGTCTTCGCTCTGCTTCCGATGAA AGCTCTGGAATTGAGACTTTAGTGGAGGAGCTCTGCTGCCGACTGAAAGATCTCCAGAGTGAGCAAG AGGAGAAGATTCACAAAAAGCTTGAGGACTCTTTGCCTCCTGAAGTTGATTTATGTCCTGCAGCAAAGGATCAAGTGGAAAT GTATTATGAAGCATTTCCACCTCTTTCCCAAAAACCAGTTTGCCTGCAAGAAATTATGACTGTGTGGAATAAATCCAAAATTTGTTCTTACTCCAGCTCCTCATCTTCTTCTACTGCCCCACCAACTTGCACAGATACATCTTCTCCGAAGGACTGCATTAGTGAAAGTGAAGCATCTAAAGAGAGAAATAGTAACAAATTACCTATCGGTGTACCTGAAAAAGCCACACAGAAAGATGATAAAGATGAAAAGGAGAATAAGTTTGGGAATAGCAGTGTTGAAGAGAAACCTTTTTTGTACAAAAAGCAAGTCCGTCACAAATCCGAGGGAAAGATGCGTCTTCGATCTTGGTCCTCTGGTTCCAGTGAAGGAGGTTCAAACTCTAGTGGTAATCAAGGTGAATTAAAAACAGCCACAAAATGTGTTAAAGTAAGACACAAAACGAGGGAAGTTCGGAGTAAAAAAGGAAGAAATGGGCAAAGCAGGCATTTGGTAAAGGCTGGGGAAAAATCTGACAGAAAAATtcatggaggtggcagcagcagcaatggttcCATCAAGCAGCTATGTAAAAGGAGTAAAAGGCCATTAAAGGAAatcagaagaaaagaaacaggGAACTATGAGGGCAAAGAGCTATATTTTGATTGGAGCAATGAAAAGGAATATAAAGAGGAGCCGTTGTGGTATACTGAGCCAATAACAGAATATTTTGTTCCCCTGAGTAGAAAAAGCAAGCTTGAGACAACGTATCGCAACAGACAAGGTGCATGTGATGCAACATCAGAGGCTGTTGAAGAATTAGCTGAATCAGTGCAAGGACTTTGCATTAGCaacaataatattaataaaacataCCTCGCAGCAGGTACTTTCATCGATGGCCATTTTGTGGAAATGCCTGCAGTTCTAAATGAGGACATTGGCCTCACTAGGACCTCAATGTGTTCTCAACCAGAGGACGATACACACTCAGATGGTGTTCATCTTTCTGAACTAACACACTTCTATGAAGTGGATATTGACCAATCCATGTTGGATTCTGGTGCCTCAGGCAAGATGCAAGGGGAGAGTCGGATTTTAAATATGATTCGGCAGAAGAGTAAAGAGGGAACTAATTTTGAGGCAGAATGTTGCATAGTGTTTGATGGAGTGGAGTTGCAAAGGGAAAGTGCAATATGGGCAGATTCAGCCACCTCTGTTGGTGCTGAAGGGTGGTTCTTGCAAGATCTTAGTAATTTAGCTCAATTTTGGGAGTGCTGTTCATCTTCTAGCTCTGGTGATGCAGATGGGgaaagctttggaggagattctCCTATTAGGCTTTCTCCTACCTTAGACAGCACAATGCTTAATTCACACATGCTTGCAGGCAATCAAGAGCTGTTTTCAGATACTAATGAAGGGTCTGGTTTAAATTCTTTTTCAGTGTTTGAAGTGCAATGCAGTAATTCTGTCTTACCATTTCCTTTTGAAAAACTCAATTTGGGAAATGAAAATACAGGCTCTAGTAGCAATGTTGGTATGTTTGGGAAAACACAGTCTAGATTGTTAATATGGACCAAAAATAGTGCCTTTGATGAAAATGAACACTGTTCTAATTTATCAACAAGAACTTGTAGTCCATGGTCATACTCTGAAGAAACACGTTCAGACAATGAGACTTTAAATATTCCATTTGAAGAATCCCCTCAATTTAACTCTGATGATATTAATTACGTAGTTCCCAGAGCGTCTTCAAGTTATGTAGATGAAGAAATTGTAGATTTTTTGCAAGAAGAAACCTGCCAGGAGCAGACTAGATCTTTAGGAGAAATGCccaccctaatttttacaaaaaaatcTAAACTAGAATCTATCTGTGGTATTCAGTTAGAACAAAAATCTGAAGATAAAGAATATGAAACTACGCAAGTATGTAGTGACAGCAGTCCACACGAAGATGACTATGGCTCAGGGGTTATTAAAGACATTTGGACAAACATGGCAGACAGAAATTCTGCAGCAATTGTAGAAATAGATGGAATAGAAGAAGAATTATTTTCAGCTGATGTAAATCATTATTGTTGCTGCTTAAATGAAGCCAAGGTCGAAATTCTTCAGGATCCAAACAAAGCAGTACAAAGATCAGAATATCACCTTTGGGAAGGTCAGAAAGAAAATTTGGAGAAAAGAGCTTTTGCTTCACACAACTTATCAAAGGTGGATTGTGGCGATTATACTACACCCTCTAAACCTTGGGATATTAACCAGGATAAAGAAAGTTCATTTATTCTTGGTGGTGTGTATGGGGAGCTCAAAACATTTAATAGTGATGGCGAATGGGCAGTGGTGCCACCCAGCCATTCAAAAGGAAACTTACTGCAGTGTGCAGCTTCTGATGTAGTTACAATAGCTGGAACAGATGTCTTCATGACTCCAGGAAACAGCTTTGCCCCTGGACACAGACAATTATGGAGACCCTTGGTATCCTTTGAACAGAGTGAACAGTTGAAGTGTGGCGATCATGGATTAAATCGGGGGTTTTCATTTATCTTCCATGAAGACTTGTTAGAAGCTTGTGGTAATTTTCAAGGTGAAGAGTCTGGTCTTGAATATTCATTCTCTTCCTTTGACTTGAATAATCCATTTTCACAAGTTCTTCATGTAGAATGTACATTTGAACCAGAAGGAATTGCATCCTTCAGCCCTTGCTTTAAACCCAAATCTATCCTTTGCTCTGATTCTGATAGGGAAGTTTTTCGTCCTAGAATTTGTGGCGCTGGGAGGACACAGTACAGAGCTATACGAATTTCTCCAAGAACTCACTTTCGCCCAATTTCTGCATCTGAACTTTCTCCATGTGGTGGAAGTGAGTCTGATTTTGAATCTGAAAAAGATGAGGGGAATATCCCTGCCCCCTCTCAGCCTGAAGTGTTTGATGATCCACAAGCTGATCTCAAACCACTGGAAGAGGATGCAGAAAAAGAAGGGCATTATTATGGCAAATCAGAACTTGAGTCTGGAAAGTTCCTTCCTAGATTAAAAAAGTGTGGAATGGAGAAGAGTGCACAGACATCTCTGGATTCCCAGGAAGAAACATCTGGAATATTGCTCTTAGAAAATGAGAATTCTTGCTTGGAGTGCAGTATGAAAGAACTGCAAGACACAAGGGTTGTGGAAAACTCAAAAGCTAGTTGTAATGTTGTGGAACCACAGGAAGAGGAAGACCAGTCATGCAGTTGTAAAGAAAATTCATACGAAGATAACGTTCCCTCAGCACAACAGAAAGAG